A genome region from Lactobacillus sp. ESL0791 includes the following:
- a CDS encoding ABC transporter ATP-binding protein, translating into MGIFGKLSWFFKKEKKRYITGIALLALTSLANLVPPRVLGLMADQLNTGHISWAEYGALILAILAAAVLLYVLRFFWRKQIWGGAAELERQLRSKLFSHFMVMDRTFYQRHRTGDLMAHATNDVSAIQQVAGEGVLTLVDSLAMGVSTMVAMIAFVNWRLTLVALLPLPFLAWGAWKLGTHLHDSFDKSQAAFSRLNNKTQESVSGIKVIKTFGQGKEDTAAFDQMVDDTIKINKRVFVWDALFDPLGTIIIGLTYTITIIYGGILVTSHVLTIGQLVSFIAYIGNMVWPMFAIGYLFNILERGSASYDRVEKLLDEKPQITDSHADESLTADDIRGDLDYQVKSFAYPDEQDIIVLKDISFTLKSGQTLGLVGKVGSGKTTIIQLLLREFDQYDGQITLNGHDIREIPLNVLLQQISYVPQDNYLFSTSIQKNIAFSKADAAETQIISAAKKSDLHNDILQMPAGYRTLVGENGVSLSGGQKQRMSIARALLKQSQILILDDALSAVDARTEMAILKSLRAERQGKTTLIATHRLTSVMNADLILVLKDGRIVERGNHEDLLADNGWYAEMWRRQELEEKVGEHTNG; encoded by the coding sequence ATGGGCATTTTTGGTAAATTAAGTTGGTTTTTTAAGAAAGAGAAAAAACGCTACATTACAGGGATAGCTCTCTTAGCACTGACTTCGCTTGCGAATTTAGTTCCGCCGCGGGTTCTTGGCTTAATGGCTGACCAATTGAACACGGGACACATATCGTGGGCTGAGTACGGTGCGTTAATCTTGGCGATTTTAGCGGCCGCAGTTTTGTTATATGTATTGCGCTTTTTTTGGCGTAAGCAAATATGGGGCGGCGCCGCAGAATTAGAGCGGCAGCTGCGTTCGAAATTGTTTAGTCATTTTATGGTGATGGACCGCACCTTTTACCAGCGGCACCGGACTGGAGATTTGATGGCACACGCAACTAACGACGTTTCGGCCATTCAACAAGTTGCTGGAGAGGGGGTTTTGACCCTAGTTGATTCGCTTGCAATGGGCGTATCAACAATGGTGGCAATGATTGCTTTCGTCAATTGGCGCCTGACCTTGGTTGCACTTTTGCCGCTGCCGTTTTTGGCGTGGGGAGCCTGGAAGTTAGGCACACACCTGCATGATTCGTTTGATAAGTCGCAGGCAGCCTTTTCACGGCTGAACAATAAGACGCAAGAATCGGTTTCAGGAATTAAGGTAATTAAGACTTTTGGCCAGGGTAAAGAAGATACTGCCGCCTTTGACCAAATGGTTGACGACACAATTAAAATCAACAAAAGAGTATTCGTGTGGGATGCACTTTTTGATCCCTTAGGTACCATTATTATTGGTCTGACATATACAATAACAATTATTTATGGCGGCATATTGGTAACCAGTCATGTGTTAACAATTGGGCAGCTTGTTTCGTTTATTGCCTATATCGGCAACATGGTTTGGCCGATGTTTGCTATTGGTTATCTGTTTAACATTCTTGAACGGGGCAGTGCCAGCTATGACCGGGTGGAAAAACTGCTGGATGAAAAACCGCAAATCACTGACAGTCATGCTGATGAAAGCTTGACCGCTGATGATATTCGCGGGGACTTGGATTATCAGGTTAAGTCGTTTGCCTATCCCGATGAACAGGACATTATCGTTTTAAAGGATATTTCCTTTACTTTGAAAAGCGGGCAAACCCTCGGCCTGGTAGGAAAAGTTGGGTCCGGTAAAACCACAATTATTCAGCTGCTGCTGCGGGAATTTGACCAGTATGATGGTCAGATCACCTTGAATGGTCATGATATTCGTGAAATTCCGCTGAATGTTTTATTGCAGCAGATTTCTTACGTGCCGCAGGATAATTATTTATTTTCGACATCAATTCAGAAAAATATTGCCTTTTCTAAGGCGGATGCCGCGGAAACGCAAATTATTTCTGCTGCTAAAAAGAGCGACCTTCACAATGATATTTTACAGATGCCGGCTGGCTACCGGACTTTGGTTGGCGAAAATGGGGTGTCGCTGTCTGGGGGACAAAAACAGCGGATGTCGATAGCCCGTGCGCTGTTAAAGCAAAGTCAAATTTTAATTTTGGATGATGCCCTATCTGCGGTTGATGCCAGGACCGAAATGGCAATTTTGAAATCGCTGCGTGCAGAGCGTCAAGGTAAAACAACACTGATTGCTACGCACCGATTGACGTCCGTAATGAATGCGGATTTGATTTTGGTACTAAAAGATGGCCGGATTGTTGAGCGCGGCAACCATGAGGATTTGCTGGCTGATAATGGTTGGTATGCCGAGATGTGGCGCAGACAGGAACTAGAAGAGAAAGTGGGTGAACACACTAATGGATAA
- a CDS encoding 1-acyl-sn-glycerol-3-phosphate acyltransferase, translated as MFYHFIRPVARFVIWLLNGHLHVYHKERLPKGNYIMAAPHRTWWEPILFALAASPTEFMFMAKIELFKNPILRFILKHAHAFEVDRKHPGPSVLKIPVKGLKQGKLSLIIFPSGTRHSDDLKGGTALIAKLSGKPIVPVVYQGPLTFKGLLKRQVMDVCFGDPIYVDHKLKLNHETEAKIDQQMKNAWAKIDYEHNPNFHYVAE; from the coding sequence ATGTTTTATCACTTTATCAGGCCGGTGGCGCGCTTTGTCATCTGGCTGCTTAACGGGCATCTGCATGTTTACCACAAGGAGCGCCTGCCCAAGGGCAATTATATTATGGCAGCTCCGCACCGGACATGGTGGGAACCGATCCTTTTTGCCCTGGCCGCCAGTCCAACGGAATTTATGTTTATGGCCAAAATTGAGCTGTTTAAGAACCCAATTTTACGTTTTATCTTAAAGCACGCTCATGCTTTCGAAGTTGACCGTAAGCATCCCGGCCCTTCCGTGTTAAAAATTCCGGTAAAGGGGTTGAAGCAGGGAAAATTGTCACTAATTATTTTCCCATCAGGAACCAGACATTCCGACGATTTAAAAGGCGGAACTGCCCTGATTGCCAAACTTTCTGGCAAACCCATCGTCCCGGTTGTTTACCAGGGGCCCCTCACCTTTAAGGGATTATTAAAACGGCAGGTAATGGATGTTTGCTTTGGCGATCCTATTTATGTTGACCACAAATTAAAGTTAAACCACGAAACTGAGGCCAAAATCGACCAGCAAATGAAAAATGCCTGGGCGAAAATTGACTATGAACATAATCCCAACTTTCATTACGTTGCTGAATAA
- a CDS encoding GIY-YIG nuclease family protein: MVKLAENERVDYMYSDNLKIIQDKDAFSFSLDTLLLAAQAKAKIHEHDKVADLCAGNAAASIYMAYFNNAKYDAVEIQEEVASQARRSVALNQMENRITIYQKNVKDAGQFLQKDSYDEVVVNPPYFKVPQGHEVNPDRKKAIARHELLINLEKIIEVASGLLKMKGKLFMVHRPERLGEIAYYCLKHDLSIKMVQPYVSHRGDDSNLIIIEAVKHTAGDGLVLRDAIVVHDADGEYLPAIQEVIRESPKAKKIHDEGAKYYFYVLLCQDGSFYGGFTTDLKHRLKMHNSGKGAKYTKTRRPVKMIYHEEFTNKNLALKREYWFKHHSREWKEDFLKAQGISF, encoded by the coding sequence ATGGTAAAACTTGCGGAAAATGAACGCGTTGATTACATGTATAGCGATAATTTGAAAATAATTCAGGATAAAGATGCCTTTAGTTTTTCGCTTGATACATTGCTGTTAGCTGCTCAGGCAAAGGCGAAAATACACGAGCATGACAAGGTGGCAGATCTTTGCGCTGGTAATGCGGCTGCCAGTATTTACATGGCTTATTTTAATAATGCCAAATATGATGCCGTGGAAATTCAGGAAGAAGTGGCCTCACAGGCGCGACGTTCGGTTGCTTTGAATCAGATGGAGAACCGGATTACGATTTATCAAAAAAACGTTAAGGATGCGGGGCAATTTTTACAAAAGGATTCTTATGATGAGGTTGTGGTCAACCCGCCATATTTTAAAGTGCCTCAGGGACACGAAGTAAACCCTGACCGTAAAAAAGCAATTGCTAGGCATGAGTTGCTGATTAACCTAGAAAAAATTATTGAAGTAGCCAGCGGCTTGTTAAAGATGAAGGGCAAGCTGTTCATGGTCCACCGCCCGGAGCGGTTGGGTGAAATTGCCTATTATTGCCTTAAGCATGACTTGAGTATCAAAATGGTTCAGCCATACGTTTCGCACCGCGGTGATGACAGCAATCTGATTATTATTGAGGCGGTTAAACACACGGCGGGGGACGGCTTGGTTTTGCGTGATGCGATTGTTGTCCATGACGCAGATGGTGAATATCTGCCAGCAATTCAAGAAGTTATCCGTGAAAGCCCAAAAGCTAAAAAGATACATGATGAGGGTGCAAAATATTATTTTTATGTCCTTTTGTGTCAAGACGGCAGCTTTTATGGTGGGTTTACGACAGATCTTAAACACCGGTTAAAGATGCACAACAGCGGTAAGGGTGCAAAATATACTAAAACCAGGCGGCCGGTTAAAATGATTTACCACGAGGAGTTCACAAACAAGAATTTGGCCTTGAAACGTGAATACTGGTTCAAACACCATTCACGCGAATGGAAAGAAGATTTTTTAAAAGCACAGGGGATTAGTTTTTAA
- a CDS encoding DUF896 domain-containing protein gives MDSAEEKKMIARINELYHKKEKEGLTEDEAAERKELQKKFIQNFRAGFKQDVEDMVIIGKDGKEITSEKAKKAQRRKGLRKD, from the coding sequence ATGGATAGTGCTGAAGAAAAAAAGATGATTGCGCGGATTAATGAACTTTACCATAAGAAAGAAAAAGAGGGCTTAACTGAAGATGAAGCCGCTGAGCGCAAAGAATTACAGAAAAAGTTTATTCAAAATTTCCGGGCTGGCTTTAAGCAAGACGTCGAAGATATGGTAATCATCGGAAAAGATGGTAAGGAAATCACCTCCGAAAAGGCTAAAAAGGCGCAGAGAAGAAAAGGTTTACGAAAAGATTGA
- a CDS encoding YneF family protein, whose protein sequence is MNLGLAITLIIVALLVGLVGGFYGARAYMKKYFKDNPPINEDMIVAMMSQMGQKPSAKKVNQVMNMMKHQK, encoded by the coding sequence ATGAATTTGGGTTTAGCAATTACATTAATTATTGTCGCATTGTTAGTGGGACTAGTTGGTGGATTTTATGGCGCAAGAGCTTATATGAAGAAGTATTTTAAGGATAATCCCCCAATCAATGAAGATATGATTGTTGCAATGATGTCACAAATGGGTCAGAAGCCTTCGGCTAAGAAGGTTAATCAGGTCATGAACATGATGAAACATCAGAAATAA
- the tsf gene encoding translation elongation factor Ts, whose amino-acid sequence MVQITAKQVKELRDRTGAGMMDSKKALVKAEGNIEKAIDILRENGVAKAAKKSGRIAAEGLAEYAIDGNAAAIVEINSETDFVSSNDKFIKLVDDVTKAILAAKPANVEEALKAPMGTSTIGEEITNLTAVIGEKITLRRFNIITKSDDEVFGAYKHNGGAIIALVTLKGGNEEAAKNIAMHVAAINPEYLNKDSVPKADFDRQKEVFTKETENEGKPAKIIPKIVEGRVNKYLSEICLVDQPYVKDSDMSVAEYAKSEGGEVVAYTRYEVGEGIEKKQEDFAAEVKEQMK is encoded by the coding sequence ATGGTACAAATTACTGCTAAGCAAGTTAAAGAGTTACGTGATCGTACTGGTGCTGGCATGATGGATTCCAAAAAAGCTTTGGTTAAGGCTGAAGGAAACATCGAAAAAGCAATTGATATTTTGCGTGAGAACGGTGTGGCTAAGGCTGCTAAGAAGAGCGGCCGGATTGCTGCCGAAGGTTTAGCTGAATATGCAATTGACGGTAATGCCGCTGCGATTGTTGAAATCAATTCAGAAACGGACTTTGTTTCATCAAACGACAAGTTTATCAAATTAGTTGACGATGTGACTAAAGCAATTCTTGCTGCTAAGCCGGCAAATGTTGAAGAAGCATTGAAGGCACCAATGGGCACTTCAACCATTGGCGAGGAGATCACCAACTTAACTGCCGTTATCGGTGAAAAAATCACTTTAAGAAGATTTAATATTATTACCAAGTCTGACGATGAAGTCTTTGGTGCATACAAGCATAACGGCGGTGCTATTATTGCCTTGGTTACCTTAAAGGGCGGCAATGAAGAAGCAGCCAAGAATATTGCGATGCATGTTGCTGCAATTAATCCGGAATACTTAAATAAAGATTCTGTACCGAAGGCTGATTTTGACAGGCAAAAGGAAGTCTTCACTAAGGAAACTGAAAATGAAGGCAAGCCAGCAAAGATTATTCCGAAGATCGTTGAAGGTCGGGTAAACAAATACTTAAGTGAAATTTGTTTGGTTGACCAACCTTACGTTAAGGATTCTGACATGTCTGTCGCCGAATACGCTAAGTCAGAAGGCGGCGAAGTTGTTGCTTATACCCGCTATGAGGTTGGTGAAGGTATTGAAAAGAAGCAGGAAGATTTTGCTGCTGAAGTGAAAGAACAAATGAAATAA
- a CDS encoding cyclopropane-fatty-acyl-phospholipid synthase family protein — protein MLEKTFYKSMLSKSFPFPVKVTYWDGKSVIYGNGKPDIEIIFNDKIPISSITQNASLALGEAYMDKKIEIKGSIQKLIWGAYESTDSFLRAGKFRKFLPAQKHTEEQSEKDVQSHYDIGNDFYKLWLDPTLTYSCAYFTDDNPDDLEQAQIAKIHHILNKLHPQKGKTLLDIGCGWGTLMLTAAKEYGLKVTGVTLSEEQYKLVQKKIFDQNLQDVAEVKLEDYRELGDKQWDYVTSVGMFEHVGKENLGQYFADVAKYLKKDGTALIHGITRQQGGASNAWLNKYIFPGGYIPGLEENINHIIANNLQVDDLEMLRRHYQRTLEIWDKNFNHERDKIQQMMGERFTRMWDLYLQACAASFESGNIDVVQYLITKGPSGTDLPMTRKYMLAK, from the coding sequence TTGTTAGAAAAAACATTTTACAAATCAATGCTCAGTAAATCTTTTCCTTTTCCCGTAAAAGTAACATACTGGGACGGTAAAAGCGTGATTTACGGTAACGGTAAGCCGGACATCGAAATAATTTTTAATGATAAAATTCCAATTTCCAGCATTACCCAGAATGCTTCACTGGCACTAGGCGAGGCTTACATGGACAAGAAAATTGAAATCAAGGGCAGCATTCAAAAATTGATTTGGGGAGCTTACGAAAGTACAGACAGTTTCTTGCGCGCAGGCAAATTCCGCAAATTTTTACCAGCACAAAAGCATACCGAAGAGCAGAGTGAAAAAGACGTGCAGAGCCATTATGATATCGGCAACGACTTTTACAAGTTATGGCTAGACCCAACCTTAACTTATTCTTGTGCCTACTTTACGGATGATAATCCCGATGACCTTGAACAAGCCCAGATTGCGAAAATTCACCATATTCTCAATAAGCTGCATCCGCAAAAAGGCAAGACCCTGCTTGACATCGGCTGCGGTTGGGGCACCTTGATGCTAACGGCAGCCAAAGAGTATGGCCTCAAGGTCACGGGGGTTACCTTGAGTGAAGAGCAATATAAGTTAGTCCAAAAAAAGATTTTTGACCAAAACCTGCAGGATGTGGCGGAAGTTAAATTAGAAGATTACCGCGAATTAGGTGATAAACAGTGGGATTACGTGACTTCCGTGGGCATGTTTGAGCACGTCGGCAAGGAGAACCTGGGACAATATTTTGCCGATGTTGCCAAATACCTTAAAAAAGACGGTACCGCATTAATTCACGGTATTACCAGACAGCAAGGCGGTGCCAGCAATGCCTGGCTCAATAAGTATATTTTCCCGGGCGGCTACATTCCCGGTCTTGAAGAAAATATCAACCATATCATTGCCAACAATTTGCAAGTAGATGACCTTGAAATGTTAAGGCGGCATTACCAGCGAACATTGGAGATTTGGGATAAAAACTTTAACCATGAACGAGATAAAATTCAGCAGATGATGGGCGAACGCTTCACCCGAATGTGGGACCTTTATTTACAGGCTTGTGCTGCCTCATTTGAATCAGGCAATATTGATGTTGTGCAATACCTAATCACTAAAGGCCCATCGGGAACTGATCTGCCAATGACAAGAAAATATATGCTTGCTAAGTAA
- a CDS encoding ABC transporter ATP-binding protein, with protein sequence MDNESSNESIWSKEIPVKEQLNIFKRLLHFVWRFKNEMIIAGVGALIVSIINMLLPFGLQYFLDKYLVKQSVPVQIIIFAGCLYAFGALVKGILQFTYEYFFALGSEKSLESVRKALYKKLHTLGMRYFDQTPAGSIVSRVTNDTMTLSNFLAVLSSVVMSFFSIASALTAMFSTNVVAGFLVLAFLPLLLFIIWQYSKRSSRLYRSYRERLSRINTNLNESIEGISLIQQFKQEKRMTGIFENENRALMENRFSMINLNSTLLSPLTSLLYSLALAISLMYFGFPLRATFVPAGVVYAFSQYISQFFNPISSMMDQMTLFQDGIVAGKRIFRILDNENYEPKQEEQAGLTIAKGKIEFKHVSFSYDGKNEILHDISFTVNPGETLGIVGHTGSGKSSIINVMMRFYEFYQGEILIDGVDIKKYPKEELRHKLGLVLQDPFMFYGDISSNIRLYNNDITDEQIKRAAETVQADSFIEKMPGKYHAKVGEGGSELSQGQRQLISFARTIVTDPKILVLDEATANVDTETETLIQQGLKNLRKGRTTLAIAHRLSTIVDADNIIVLDNGRIIEQGNHEQLLAQKGYYYNLYMLQNTHK encoded by the coding sequence ATGGATAATGAAAGCAGCAATGAATCTATCTGGTCGAAGGAAATACCGGTTAAGGAACAACTGAACATTTTTAAACGCTTGTTGCATTTTGTTTGGCGTTTTAAGAATGAAATGATTATTGCGGGCGTTGGTGCGCTAATTGTCAGCATCATTAATATGCTACTGCCGTTTGGCCTGCAGTATTTTTTAGATAAATACTTGGTTAAGCAAAGTGTGCCTGTGCAGATCATTATTTTTGCTGGTTGTTTATATGCTTTTGGGGCGTTAGTCAAAGGCATTTTACAGTTTACCTATGAGTATTTTTTCGCATTGGGTTCGGAAAAGTCGCTTGAGAGTGTCCGAAAAGCACTTTACAAAAAACTTCATACTTTAGGGATGCGCTACTTTGACCAGACACCTGCCGGTTCAATTGTTTCGCGGGTAACCAACGACACGATGACGCTGAGTAATTTCTTGGCAGTTTTGTCCAGTGTTGTGATGTCATTTTTCTCCATTGCTTCGGCGCTGACAGCGATGTTTTCCACGAATGTCGTTGCAGGTTTTCTGGTTTTAGCGTTTTTGCCACTTCTGTTGTTTATTATTTGGCAGTATTCCAAGCGCAGTTCGCGGTTGTACCGTAGTTACCGTGAGCGCCTGAGCCGGATTAATACCAACTTAAATGAATCAATTGAAGGAATTTCTTTGATTCAGCAATTTAAACAGGAAAAGCGGATGACTGGTATCTTTGAAAATGAAAATCGGGCCTTGATGGAGAACCGTTTTAGCATGATCAACCTTAATTCGACTTTGCTGTCACCATTAACGAGTTTGCTATACTCCTTAGCACTAGCGATTTCTTTGATGTATTTTGGATTTCCGCTGCGGGCAACTTTCGTTCCCGCAGGTGTCGTTTATGCTTTTTCACAGTATATCTCACAGTTTTTTAATCCAATCTCATCGATGATGGATCAGATGACGCTGTTTCAGGACGGGATTGTTGCTGGTAAAAGAATTTTTCGGATTTTGGACAATGAAAATTATGAGCCCAAGCAGGAAGAACAAGCTGGCTTGACGATTGCCAAGGGAAAAATTGAATTTAAACATGTCAGTTTTTCCTATGATGGCAAAAATGAGATTCTGCATGATATTTCTTTTACCGTTAATCCAGGCGAAACGCTGGGGATTGTCGGCCATACCGGCTCGGGCAAAAGTTCAATTATTAATGTCATGATGCGTTTTTATGAATTTTATCAGGGCGAAATTTTAATTGATGGTGTTGATATCAAAAAATATCCCAAAGAAGAATTACGCCATAAATTAGGCCTAGTTCTGCAGGATCCCTTTATGTTTTATGGCGATATTAGTTCTAATATCCGGTTATACAATAATGACATTACCGATGAGCAAATTAAGAGGGCTGCAGAAACTGTCCAAGCTGATAGTTTTATTGAAAAAATGCCCGGGAAGTATCACGCTAAGGTTGGCGAAGGAGGCAGTGAACTAAGTCAAGGTCAGCGACAGCTGATTTCGTTTGCCCGGACGATTGTTACTGATCCCAAAATTTTGGTTTTAGATGAGGCGACGGCCAACGTGGATACGGAAACTGAAACTCTAATTCAGCAGGGCCTAAAGAATTTACGTAAGGGACGAACGACTTTAGCAATTGCGCACCGGCTTTCAACAATTGTTGATGCGGATAACATTATTGTCCTTGACAACGGTCGTATAATTGAACAGGGCAACCACGAACAGCTGTTGGCACAAAAAGGTTATTATTACAATCTTTATATGCTGCAGAATACCCATAAATAA
- a CDS encoding NUDIX hydrolase: MTEKFHRAFGVYGILTTQKGLVVIKKHGGPYTNRFDLPGGSLEDGEELAKAIVREFKEETGLTATSLTQLGTTSFRYPWDYKQWHFNQHIAVFYLVTKTLGTIEETARQFSGQDSLGAVELSLADLNLSNSSPLVLKAKEYLLTQKFSLQDQTYQEWNVLQKPMF, from the coding sequence ATGACAGAAAAATTTCATCGTGCTTTTGGCGTCTATGGGATCTTGACTACTCAAAAAGGTTTGGTCGTCATTAAGAAACATGGCGGCCCGTATACTAATCGTTTCGATTTGCCCGGTGGCAGCCTTGAAGATGGTGAAGAATTGGCTAAAGCAATTGTAAGAGAATTTAAAGAGGAAACGGGGTTGACAGCAACTTCTCTAACGCAGCTGGGAACGACTTCTTTTCGTTATCCGTGGGACTACAAACAGTGGCACTTCAATCAGCATATAGCTGTCTTTTATTTGGTAACAAAAACTTTAGGAACAATTGAGGAAACAGCAAGGCAATTCTCAGGTCAAGATTCCTTGGGAGCAGTTGAACTCTCACTAGCTGATTTAAATCTTTCTAATTCCTCTCCGTTAGTGTTAAAAGCTAAAGAATATCTTTTGACACAAAAGTTTTCTCTGCAGGACCAAACTTACCAAGAATGGAATGTCCTGCAAAAACCGATGTTTTAA
- a CDS encoding FAD-binding oxidoreductase yields the protein MEYHKLNQEDLTNLRSFISEPERFISQPIEHWDHDQFKTVRAMPDLVIQPVTNEEVEKVVKYANDHKIPLVPRGNSTGLMGANLTVEGGISLDMVKMNKLLEYDPDSLTMTVQAGMRLKDIEEYLADKPFTYMPAPAMHWATIGGNASTNAGGLKAIKYGVTREHIRELKVVLTDGKLYKFGSKAVKSSSGYSLRDLIVGSEGTLGVITEITVRLYPRPKKAINAIIPYPTLNDAIKSVPAILASGVVPTTVEFMGRKVINLWEKYAADTFPIKSGDGFIILGLDAFTDEELQEELKQALAAVKPFKAEKAVVLGVDDPEAKKIWACREALLLAIQKSTPKMDEVDVCVPINHIPVVLDRIEELEQEVGMRIPNFGHAGDGNLHIYLCSDQMGDEEYAQKSDQVINELYKTAKSLDGNMSGEHGIGYARADKFEDFYSKDYTELLRKVKALFDPNHILNPGKIFTLK from the coding sequence ATGGAGTATCATAAACTCAATCAAGAGGATTTAACCAATCTACGTTCTTTTATTTCTGAACCGGAGCGGTTTATTTCGCAGCCGATTGAACACTGGGATCATGACCAGTTTAAGACAGTGCGGGCAATGCCGGATTTAGTCATCCAGCCGGTTACAAATGAGGAAGTAGAGAAAGTTGTTAAATATGCTAATGATCATAAAATTCCACTGGTACCGCGGGGAAACTCTACGGGCTTAATGGGTGCCAACCTGACAGTTGAAGGAGGGATTTCCCTTGATATGGTCAAAATGAACAAGCTTTTGGAATATGATCCGGATAGTTTAACGATGACCGTACAGGCTGGGATGCGCTTAAAAGACATTGAAGAATATTTGGCCGACAAACCGTTTACTTATATGCCGGCACCGGCGATGCACTGGGCAACAATCGGTGGTAACGCTTCAACCAATGCTGGCGGCCTGAAGGCAATCAAGTACGGTGTAACAAGGGAACATATTCGTGAGCTAAAGGTTGTTTTAACTGACGGCAAACTTTATAAATTCGGCAGTAAGGCGGTCAAGTCTTCTTCTGGCTATTCTTTGCGCGATTTAATCGTTGGTTCCGAAGGAACGCTGGGAGTGATCACCGAAATTACGGTTCGCTTGTATCCACGGCCTAAGAAAGCTATTAACGCCATTATTCCTTATCCAACTCTTAACGATGCAATTAAGTCGGTACCGGCAATTTTGGCTTCCGGTGTTGTACCGACAACGGTTGAGTTTATGGGCCGCAAGGTGATTAATTTATGGGAAAAATATGCTGCTGATACTTTTCCAATCAAGTCGGGCGATGGTTTTATTATTTTGGGTCTTGATGCATTTACTGATGAAGAATTGCAGGAAGAATTGAAACAAGCACTGGCTGCGGTTAAACCATTTAAAGCAGAAAAGGCAGTTGTACTTGGAGTCGATGATCCCGAAGCAAAGAAAATTTGGGCTTGCCGGGAAGCACTGCTGCTGGCAATTCAAAAGTCAACACCAAAGATGGATGAGGTTGATGTCTGTGTGCCAATTAACCACATCCCAGTTGTCTTGGACCGAATTGAAGAATTGGAGCAGGAAGTTGGAATGCGGATTCCTAACTTTGGTCATGCGGGTGACGGCAACTTGCATATTTACCTCTGTTCTGACCAAATGGGTGACGAAGAATATGCCCAAAAGAGTGATCAGGTAATCAATGAGTTATACAAAACTGCTAAATCACTTGACGGCAATATGTCAGGTGAGCACGGTATAGGCTATGCCCGTGCTGATAAGTTTGAGGACTTTTACAGTAAAGATTATACTGAGCTTTTACGTAAGGTTAAAGCCCTGTTTGATCCAAACCATATCTTGAATCCAGGGAAGATTTTTACTTTGAAATAA
- the rpsB gene encoding 30S ribosomal protein S2, with protein MSVVTMKQLLEAGVHFGHQTRRWDPKMAPYIFTQRNGIYIIDLQKTIKMLDDAYAFVRAVAQDGGVILFVGTKKQAQDSIAEEATRAGQYYVNQRWLGGTLTNWKTIQSRVQRLKDLKKMAEDGTFDVLPKKEASLLTKEKDKLEKFLGGIEDMPRIPDVLFVVDPKKEKIAVHEANILGIPVVAMVDTNTDPDPVDVVIPANDDAIRAIRLIAGAMADAVIEGKQGQDDKESVEVEMSDGTVEDIEDVSAAADDQEKEADED; from the coding sequence ATGTCAGTTGTTACAATGAAGCAATTGCTTGAAGCCGGTGTCCATTTTGGTCACCAAACTAGAAGATGGGACCCAAAGATGGCTCCTTACATTTTTACGCAAAGAAACGGAATTTACATTATTGATCTGCAAAAGACAATTAAAATGTTGGATGACGCTTACGCTTTTGTTAGAGCCGTTGCACAAGATGGTGGAGTTATCTTATTTGTTGGTACCAAGAAACAAGCTCAAGACTCAATTGCTGAAGAAGCAACTCGTGCTGGTCAATACTACGTTAACCAACGCTGGTTAGGTGGTACTTTGACTAACTGGAAGACAATCCAAAGCCGAGTACAAAGATTAAAAGATTTAAAGAAGATGGCAGAAGACGGTACTTTCGATGTATTGCCTAAGAAGGAAGCCTCACTTTTGACTAAAGAAAAGGACAAGCTGGAAAAGTTCTTAGGCGGTATTGAAGATATGCCAAGAATTCCTGATGTCTTGTTTGTTGTTGACCCTAAGAAAGAAAAGATTGCGGTTCACGAAGCAAATATTCTGGGAATCCCGGTTGTAGCCATGGTTGATACCAACACTGACCCAGACCCAGTTGACGTTGTTATCCCGGCAAATGATGATGCTATTCGTGCTATCCGCCTGATTGCTGGTGCGATGGCTGATGCTGTAATCGAAGGCAAACAAGGTCAAGACGACAAGGAAAGCGTTGAAGTTGAAATGTCAGATGGCACTGTAGAAGATATTGAAGACGTTTCTGCTGCAGCTGACGATCAAGAAAAAGAAGCTGACGAAGACTAG